A genome region from Pseudomonadota bacterium includes the following:
- a CDS encoding type II secretion system F family protein yields MRFKYSALDQRGKKENGFIDADTEGAAKTVIKNRDLFLVSLQEFQKISGKKQIGVSFGMKQRLPIKLARQLASLLKGGVPLFQALTIITNQLDIDKEREIVSHLRDQVKSGFALSDALKTFPDIFDELFVYSVQAGEKSGSLDLILNYQANLLENHAVIRGKIKAALVYPLIMSIVGTGVVLFLIGYVVPMVIKIFERMSQGLPIPTKILIAITNLVNNYYYIIFIIPLFLFFGFEWFRKTREGKRLWHKFLLDAPVAGSFYLMVLAGRFTRILGTLLKSGIPMLQGIIVVSNTMKNIIVSEAVMKIAGMVEGGVDLSVAIRDTGTFPPYVADMVNVGETSGNLDEILTNVSEYYDSNINQRITAFTAMVEPVIILLMGTLIAFILVSILLPLFEMNKILLKR; encoded by the coding sequence ATGAGATTTAAATACAGCGCTTTAGATCAGAGAGGCAAGAAAGAAAACGGCTTTATAGACGCCGACACAGAAGGTGCTGCAAAGACTGTGATTAAGAACAGAGATCTTTTCCTCGTATCACTGCAGGAATTTCAAAAAATATCCGGCAAGAAACAAATAGGAGTTTCCTTTGGAATGAAGCAAAGGCTGCCCATTAAACTGGCAAGACAACTCGCTTCGCTTTTAAAGGGAGGTGTTCCGTTATTTCAGGCATTAACTATTATAACCAACCAGCTCGATATAGATAAAGAGAGAGAAATTGTCAGTCATTTGAGGGACCAGGTAAAGAGCGGCTTCGCATTGTCGGATGCACTAAAAACATTTCCGGATATATTTGATGAATTATTTGTATACTCTGTGCAGGCTGGCGAAAAGAGCGGAAGCCTTGATTTGATTTTGAACTACCAGGCAAATTTGTTGGAGAATCATGCAGTTATCCGTGGGAAAATAAAGGCTGCCCTTGTATATCCCCTTATCATGTCAATCGTTGGAACCGGAGTTGTTTTGTTCCTTATCGGATATGTTGTTCCTATGGTGATAAAGATTTTTGAACGCATGAGTCAAGGGCTTCCGATCCCGACTAAAATCTTAATCGCCATTACAAACCTGGTAAATAATTACTATTACATTATTTTTATCATTCCCCTTTTTTTGTTCTTCGGTTTCGAATGGTTCCGAAAAACCAGGGAAGGGAAGAGGCTGTGGCACAAGTTCCTTTTAGATGCACCTGTTGCCGGTAGTTTTTATTTAATGGTGCTGGCCGGCAGGTTCACAAGGATTTTGGGGACATTGCTGAAAAGCGGAATCCCCATGCTGCAGGGCATCATAGTAGTAAGCAACACGATGAAAAACATTATTGTATCCGAAGCTGTCATGAAAATAGCCGGGATGGTGGAAGGAGGGGTTGATTTGTCCGTTGCCATACGCGATACCGGTACTTTCCCTCCCTATGTAGCTGATATGGTAAATGTGGGAGAAACAAGCGGGAACCTCGATGAAATACTCACGAATGTCTCAGAGTATTATGATTCCAACATCAATCAGAGGATAACAGCCTTTACAGCAATGGTTGAACCTGTTATCATCCTTTTGATGGGGACCCTTATAGCTTTTATTCTCGTATCAATACTGCTTCCGCTCTTTGAAATG